A window of Methylobacterium bullatum genomic DNA:
GGACGGGATCGAACCGACGACCTGATGCTTGCAAAGCAACTGCTCTCCCAGCTGAGCTACAGCCCCAAACGATGTGGGATCGGAGCGCAGGGAAACGAAGCGCAGCTTCGCAAGGCCGACCGGCCGCCCGCGCTGATGCGCGGAGCCTCAGTCGACGGATGTCGACGCCGGCGCCTGAGGCAACCAACGAATGGTGGGCCTGGGACGACTCGAACGTCCGACCTCACCCTTATCAGGGGTGCGCTCTAACCACCTGAGCTACAGGCCCAGAATGATCAGGCAAACACCGCTTGAGCGGGTCACCGATCACGCTATCCGGAAAAATGAGAAAGAGAAACGAGGACGGCGCCGTCCCGCATATCGGGTTCTGACTGAACCCATGGTTCCAATGACGCCGCAAGAGGAGAGCATTCGCCATCACAGCGATGATCCTGAAGCAGCATCCTTAGAAAGGAGGTGATCCAGCCGCAGGTTCCCCTACGGCTACCTTGTTACGACTTCACCCCAGTCGCTGACCCTACCGTGGTCGCCTGCCCCCTTGCGGTTGGCGCAGCGCCGTCGGGTAAGACCAACTCCCATGGTGTGACGGGCGGTGTGTACAAGGCCCGGGAACGTATTCACCGTGGCATGCTGATCCACGATTACTAGCGATTCCGCCTTCATGCACTCGAGTTGCAGAGTGCAATCTGAACTGAGACGGTTTTTGGGGATTTGCTCCAGATCGCTCCTTCGCGTCCCACTGTCACCGCCATTGTAGCACGTGTGTAGCCCATCCCGTAAGGGCCATGAGGACTTGACGTCATCCACACCTTCCTCGCGGCTTATCACCGGCAGTCTCCCTAGAGTGCCCAACTAAATGATGGCAACTAAGGACGTGGGTTGCGCTCGTTGCGGGACTTAACCCAACATCTCACGACACGAGCTGACGACAGCCATGCAGCACCTGTGTGCACGCCACCGAAGTGGACCCCGGATCTCTCCGGATTACATGCCATGTCAAGGGATGGTAAGGTTCTGCGCGTTGCTTCGAATTAAACCACATGCTCCACCGCTTGTGCGGGCCCCCGTCAATTCCTTTGAGTTTTAATCTTGCGACCGTACTCCCCAGGCGGAATGCTTAAAGCGTTAGCTGCGCTACTGAGGTGCAAGCACCCCAACAGCTGGCATTCATCGTTTACGGCGTGGACTACCAGGGTATCTAATCCTGTTTGCTCCCCACGCTTTCGCGCCTCAGCGTCAGTAATGGTCCAGTTGGCCGCCTTCGCCACCGGTGTTCTTGCGAATATCTACGAATTTCACCTCTACACTCGCAGTTCCACCAACCTCTACCATACTCAAGCCAAACAGTATCGAAGGCAATTCTGTGGTTGAGCCACAGGCTTTCACCCCCGACTTGAATGGCCGCCTACGCGCCCTTTACGCCCAGTGATTCCGAGCAACGCTAGCCCCCTTCGTATTACCGCGGCTGCTGGCACGAAGTTAGCCGGGGCTTATTCTTCCGGTACCGTCATTATCGTCCCGGACAAAAGAGCTTTACAACCCTAAGGCCTTCATCACTCACGCGGCATGGCTGGATCAGGCTTGCGCCCATTGTCCAATATTCCCCACTGCTGCCTCCCGTAGGAGTCTGGGCCGTGTCTCAGTCCCAGTGTGGCTGATCATCCTCTCAGACCAGCTACTGATCGTCGCCTTGGTAGGCCGTTACCCCACCAACTAGCTAATCAGACGCGGGCCGATCCTTCGGCAGTAAACCTTTCCCCATAAGGGCGTATCCGGTATTAGCTCCAGTTTCCCAGAGTTGTTCCGAACCGAAGGGTACGTTCCCACGTGTTACTCACCCGTCTGCCGCTGACATCCGAAAATGCCCGCTCGACTTGCATGTGTTAAGCCTGCCGCCAGCGTTCGCTCTGAGCCAGGATCAAACTCTCAAGTTGAAGAGCTGATCTAGCTGATCACTTCATAACGGAAGCACACAAACCAGAGGACGTTTCCGTCGCTCCAGTGTGAGCTTATCGAAACGAGGTCAGCAATCGTCTCACGATCTCCCGCTAAGGAGATCCGCAAGGACAACGCCGTCCACGCTTCTCTTTCTCAGATGCACTTGTCAAAGAACGCCAGACCCGAAAGCCCGGAAACTCACTCAACAAACCAAACCAGCGCCGCTTCCAGCACCAATCCCGCTTGCCTGTCTGGGAGAACCGTGATACCGACACCACCATCCGGTGGAGCGCCTCAGCGGTGGGGGCCGTCTAAGCCACCCAAATCACCCTGTCAACCCCGGCAATCCAGCAAAACCAGACCACACAAAACCAACACACCAGACAACAAAAACAGACGATCACCCAGCCAACCAGCCGGATCATCCATCCGATCATCATCCAGAAAGACACAACAACCGCCCGCCGAACCGAAGTCCCCGCTGGCCGCCGCCGATGAACAGGCTTCTAGAGGCCTCGCGCCGAGCCGTCAATGCCAAAATCGCAAAGCTGAGCGATTTTCGCGACAAACACATGACGACACAACATAACTTATTGCCGGCAAACAAGGATTTCGCGCGGCCCGGTTCCAGTCTCGGATCGCGGTCTCCAGAAGGACCACCGTCAGGAGCCCTTCCCACGCAGGGCGGCGCGACACCCGTGTGGCTCGGCCGATACGATCCCGATAGCGGGTCTGGACGGTGGCAAAATTGACGGAAACGCCAGTCACAAAGTGAGCCGCGCTATCCTCTCGGCCGCCTGGTGAGGGACGGACGCAGCAGCACGCTCCACGTCCTGGGCGCAGTCTAAGTTTTTGGTGAGATCGCTCTGCTCGATGGCCGACCCCGAACGGCGAGCGCCGCCTCTATTGTGCTCTTCGCCATTCTACGCCGCGATCCCCGAGATGGATGAGCCCACTCACGAAAGAAGCGCCCTTTCTCTCGCTGAAGCAGTGACTCTTTCACCCGCTCGTCGTTTTCGCACAGGAGTCCAGAAACGAACTCCTGGTGTCGCAGGAGGAGCTGGCTTTGTTCATCGACCGACCGGCAACCATACGCTGAACGGATTTAGCGGGACCGATGTGCTGGTCAGAGGCAGCGGCACCAATGCGCTCATCGGCGGCACCTCCCTCGACACAGTCGTCTTCAATAGGTCAGTGACGCCTCACACTCTCGACACCACCACCTATTCCGGCATGCGGACGATACGATCCAGCTCGATGGCGCGTTCCTTGTCGCCGTTCGACGCGGCGAATTGTCGGAACGCGCGTTCGAGATCACCAGCACGGACCCAGCCATCGCCCTCGATGCGAGCGACAGGATCGTCATCTCGGCCTGGAACAGTCTGGTCTTCTACGGCGCCCATGGGCGGGAAACCGCCTTCGATCCCGTCGCCATCGCGAGGTTACGCAGACGGCGGCGGTCTCCACCGTGGCGGACGAGGTTTTGGTCTCTTCAGTGACCTACGCCACCGCGACAGAAGCCGAAGGCGCGAACGACGCGCGCCTTCGGCAGACTCAGGCGGTCTCACGCGGCGTCGGGCATCCGGTCAAGAAGCTTGTCGAGGGTGAGCGGGTAATCGCGCACCCGTATGCCGGTGGCGTTGTAGACCGCGTTTGCCACCGCGGCGCTGACACCGCAGATACCGAGTTCACCCACGCCCTTGGCTTTCATCGGCGAAGAGATTGGATCGGTCTCGTCCAGGAAGATCACCTCCTGATGCGGGATGTCGGCATGGACCGGGACTTCGTATCCGGCGAGGTCGTGATTGACGAAGAAGCCGCGCCTTGTGTCGACGGCCAACTCTTCCATCAGCGCCGCGCCGACACCCATGGTCATGCCTCCGATGACTTGGCTGCGGGCAGACTTAGGATTGAGGATGCGTCCGGCCGCACAGACCGCCAGCATCCGCCTCACCCGGATTTCGGCCGTACTCACATCGACGCCGACCTCGACGAAATGCGCCCCGAAGGTCGATTGCTGGTACGTCTTGGAGAGATCGCCGCCAAACTCAATCGTGTCCTCGGCGACGATGTCGCCCGCCTTCGCGGCCTCGGCGAGCGGAACGGAGCGGTTGCCCGAGCGGACACGCCCATCCTCGAAGACGGCATCGTCCGAATTGAACCCGAGCGTCCGCGCCACCGCCTCACGTAGCTTGACGCAAGCGGCGTAGACCCCCGATGTCGAGGAGTTCGCGCCGAACTGGCCCCCGGAGCCAGACGAGACCGGGAAAGCGGAATCGCCGAGCCGTACCACGACCCTGTCGAGGCTCAAGCCCATCATCTCGGCGGCCGTCTGGCCGATGATGGTGTAACTGCCGGTGCCGATATCGGTCATATCGGTCTCGACCGTCACCACGCCCTCAGCGTCTAGACGGACGCGAGCGCCGGATTTGATGTTCATGTTGTTGCGGAACGCCGCGGCGACGCCCATTCCGACGAGCCAGCGGCCGTCGCGAACCTGACCAGGCTTCACGACCCGCTTGTCCCATTCGAAGCGCGCCGCGCCCCGGTGCAGGCATTCGATCAGGCTCCGCTGGGAGAACCGGCGCTCGGGCTTCTCCGGATCGACCTGGGTGTCGTTGCGGATGCGGAACTCGACCGGATCGAGACCGAGCTTCTCCGCCATCTCGTCCATGGCGATCTCGAGGACCATCAGGCCCGGCGCTTCGCCGGGCGCACGCATGGAATTGCCCTCCGGCAGGTCGAGCATGGCGAGCCGGGTCTGGGTCATGCGGTTGGCGCCGGCATACAATAGGCGCGTCTGTTGCACCGCTGCCTCCGGCTTGCCGCCGGACAGGTTGCCGGACCAGCTCTCATGGCCGATGGCCGTGATCGTGCCGTCCGGCGTCGCGCCGAGGCGGATGCGCTGGATCGTGGCGGGCCGATGCACGGTGTTGTTGAAGCTGAGCGGACGGGTCAGCGCCACCTTCACCGGCCGCTTTGCGGCGCGGGCGCCGAGGGCGGCCAAGACCGCTTCCGCCCGCAGGAACAGCTTTCCGCCAAACCCGCCGCCTACGAAGGGCGAGACGAGGCGGACCTTCTCCTTCGGGATGCCGAGGGTCAGGGCGAGATCCCGCGTACCCCAGGCGATCATCTGGTTCGAGGTCCAGACCGTCACTGCGTCGCCGTCCCAGGAGGCGATGGACGCATGCGGCTCCATCATCGCATGAGCCTGATCGGGCGTGGTGTAGGTGGCGTCGAGTTGAACCGGGGCGGAGGCGAAGGCCCCGGCGAAATCACCGATGGCGGTGTCAGACGGGGCACCGGCGAGTTTCTCGGGCTTGCCCGTATCTTTCACCGCCGCGAGATCGAACGCGCCTTTGGATTCGGCGTAATCGACACGGATGAGGCCCGCCGCGGAACGGGCCTGCTCGAACGTCTCCGCCACGACTAGGGCGACCGCCTGGTGATAATGCTCGATCTCGGGGCCGCCGAGAAGCTTGGCGGCGTTGAGCTTACCCTTGTCGAGGGGGCCGGCATTCTCCGCGGTGACGATGGCCAGCACGCCACGTGCGGCCCTTGCCTCATCGAGAGCCATCGCCTCGATCCGTCCCTTGGCGATGGTCGCGCCGACGACGAAACCGTAGACCGGCTTCGATTGCGGATCGTGCCAGTCATAGGCGTAGTTAGCTGTGCCTGTGGTCTTGAAAGGACCGTCGATGCGGTCAGTGGCCTTGCCCACCACTATCAGCTGATCGATGGGGTTGCGGCCCGCGGGAGTGTCGAACTTCATGGTTCAGGCCCTCGCTTCGGACAGAACGGCACCGAGCGCACGCTCGGTGAGCTTGAGCTTGTAGGCGTTGTCATGGGTCGGCTTCGCTTCCACGAATAGACGCTCCGTCGCAGCCTTGGCGCCTTTCGGCAGCTCCGCTTCGGCGGCCTCGTCGCGCCAGGGCTTCGGGGCGACGCCACCGACGGCGATGCGTCCGGTCCCGTCGCGCCGGACGATTCCCGCGATGGAGATCAACGCGAAGGCATAGGAGGCCCGATCCCGCACCTTGCGGTAAACATGCATGCCCGAGACCGGCTTTGGCAGCGTCACCGCTGTGATCAATTCACCCGGCCGCAAGTTCGTCTCGATCTCCGGCGTGTCTCCCGGCAGGCGATGCAACTCCGCGATGGGGATCGTCCGCGTGTCCCCCTTGTCGTTCACGGTCTCCACATTCGCGTCGAGCACCCGCATGGCCACGGCCATGTCGCCGGGATGCGTGGCGATGCAGGCTTCGCTCGCCCCCACCACCGCGAGTTGCCGACTGATGCCGCCAATGGCCGAACAGCCGCTTCCAGGCTGGCGTTTGTTACAGGGTTGAGCCGTGTCGTAAAAATAGGGGCAGCGGGTACGCTGGAGCAGGTTGCCCGCAGTCGTCGCCTTGTTGCGCAATTGGCCGGATGCCCCAGACAGAAGGGCCCGGCTCAGCACTCCGTAACCGCGCCGAACTCGCAGATCGGCAGCAAGATCGGTGTTGCGCACCAGGGCGCCGATCCGCAGGCCGCCCTCCTCAGTCGGCTCGATC
This region includes:
- the xdhA_1 gene encoding Xanthine dehydrogenase molybdenum-binding subunit, whose amino-acid sequence is MKFDTPAGRNPIDQLIVVGKATDRIDGPFKTTGTANYAYDWHDPQSKPVYGFVVGATIAKGRIEAMALDEARAARGVLAIVTAENAGPLDKGKLNAAKLLGGPEIEHYHQAVALVVAETFEQARSAAGLIRVDYAESKGAFDLAAVKDTGKPEKLAGAPSDTAIGDFAGAFASAPVQLDATYTTPDQAHAMMEPHASIASWDGDAVTVWTSNQMIAWGTRDLALTLGIPKEKVRLVSPFVGGGFGGKLFLRAEAVLAALGARAAKRPVKVALTRPLSFNNTVHRPATIQRIRLGATPDGTITAIGHESWSGNLSGGKPEAAVQQTRLLYAGANRMTQTRLAMLDLPEGNSMRAPGEAPGLMVLEIAMDEMAEKLGLDPVEFRIRNDTQVDPEKPERRFSQRSLIECLHRGAARFEWDKRVVKPGQVRDGRWLVGMGVAAAFRNNMNIKSGARVRLDAEGVVTVETDMTDIGTGSYTIIGQTAAEMMGLSLDRVVVRLGDSAFPVSSGSGGQFGANSSTSGVYAACVKLREAVARTLGFNSDDAVFEDGRVRSGNRSVPLAEAAKAGDIVAEDTIEFGGDLSKTYQQSTFGAHFVEVGVDVSTAEIRVRRMLAVCAAGRILNPKSARSQVIGGMTMGVGAALMEELAVDTRRGFFVNHDLAGYEVPVHADIPHQEVIFLDETDPISSPMKAKGVGELGICGVSAAVANAVYNATGIRVRDYPLTLDKLLDRMPDAA
- the hcrB_1 gene encoding 4-hydroxybenzoyl-CoA reductase subunit beta, with translation MKSFTYERATSPAQAAASVMHMPGAKFIAGGTNLLDLMKLQVERPTHLVDVNGLDLDTIEPTEEGGLRIGALVRNTDLAADLRVRRGYGVLSRALLSGASGQLRNKATTAGNLLQRTRCPYFYDTAQPCNKRQPGSGCSAIGGISRQLAVVGASEACIATHPGDMAVAMRVLDANVETVNDKGDTRTIPIAELHRLPGDTPEIETNLRPGELITAVTLPKPVSGMHVYRKVRDRASYAFALISIAGIVRRDGTGRIAVGGVAPKPWRDEAAEAELPKGAKAATERLFVEAKPTHDNAYKLKLTERALGAVLSEARA